The following DNA comes from Mycobacterium sp. MS1601.
CCTCGAGCGCCTCCTGCTTGCCTGCGGCGGTGCCCGCACCGTCGGAGACGATGGCACCGGCGTGGCCCATGGTCTTGCCCTCGGGAGCGGTGAAGCCCGCCACGTAGCCGACGACCGGCTTGGTGACGTTGGCCTTGATGTAGGCGGCGGCCTTTTCCTCGGCGTCGCCGCCGATCTCACCGATCATCACGATCAGCTTGGTCTCGGGATCCTTCTCGAACGCCTCGATGGCGTCGATGTGGGTGGTGCCGATGACCGGGTCGCCGCCGATGCCGATGGCGGTGGAGAAGCCGAGATCACGCAGCTCGTACATCATCTGGTAGGTCAGCGTGCCGGACTTCGACACCAGGCCGATCGGCCCCTTGCCGGTGATGTTGTTCGGCGTGATGCCCACCAGCGATTCACCCGGGGTGATGATGCCGGGGCAGTTGGGGCCGATGATCCGGGTCTTGTTGCCCTTCTCGACGTTGTAGGCCCACG
Coding sequences within:
- the sucD gene encoding succinate--CoA ligase subunit alpha, which gives rise to MSIFLNKDSKVIVQGITGGEGTKHTALMLKAGTQIVGGVNARKAGTTVSHKDKDGNDIELPVFGSVAEAMKETGADVSIAFVPPAFSKDAIIEAIDAEIPLLVVITEGIPVQDSAYAWAYNVEKGNKTRIIGPNCPGIITPGESLVGITPNNITGKGPIGLVSKSGTLTYQMMYELRDLGFSTAIGIGGDPVIGTTHIDAIEAFEKDPETKLIVMIGEIGGDAEEKAAAYIKANVTKPVVGYVAGFTAPEGKTMGHAGAIVSDGAGTAAGKQEALEAAGVAVGKTPSETAAKARELFNKL